In the genome of Nevskia ramosa DSM 11499, one region contains:
- the mltB gene encoding lytic murein transglycosylase B: protein MLTRLLPCAPLILVLFAGAASSPAMADYAHHPKTPLLLKTLHDDYGFSAEDLDVVKAALDEAKKLPKLIEKEVNNKEAGGPKPEDQPNYLPDWNAYQPIHVNARNITNGVRYLRDNAEWFARAEAEFGVPPTVVAAIMGVETKYGTYSGKYRVLDALATQGFDHPRRAPFFFSELTEFFAFARDASRKPAELLGSYAGAMGYAQFMPSNYRWLALDYDNDGKRDLWSGPDAIGSIAHYLTRYDPKRAWRRGEPLVVPATADSAPAEGFPRNGKFADQTIATLRAAGVQAAIALPDETPVGLVQLRRGQITEYWVALPNFYAIQTYNPRIFYAMAVTQLANALAEAQSESAAR from the coding sequence ATGCTGACTCGACTCCTCCCGTGCGCACCGCTGATCCTGGTGCTGTTCGCTGGCGCCGCCAGTTCGCCAGCCATGGCCGACTACGCGCATCACCCGAAAACACCGCTGCTGCTGAAGACGCTGCACGACGATTACGGGTTTTCCGCCGAAGATCTCGACGTGGTCAAGGCCGCGCTCGATGAAGCCAAGAAGCTGCCGAAGCTGATCGAGAAAGAGGTCAACAACAAGGAAGCCGGCGGCCCGAAACCCGAGGATCAGCCTAACTATCTACCGGACTGGAACGCCTACCAGCCGATCCACGTCAACGCCCGCAACATCACCAACGGCGTCCGCTACCTGCGCGACAACGCCGAGTGGTTCGCCCGCGCCGAAGCCGAATTCGGCGTGCCGCCGACGGTGGTCGCCGCGATCATGGGCGTGGAAACCAAGTACGGGACCTATTCCGGCAAGTACCGGGTACTCGATGCGCTGGCGACCCAGGGCTTCGATCATCCCCGCCGCGCGCCGTTCTTCTTTTCCGAGCTGACCGAGTTCTTCGCTTTCGCCCGCGACGCCAGCCGCAAGCCGGCCGAGCTGCTCGGCTCCTACGCCGGGGCAATGGGCTACGCGCAGTTCATGCCGAGCAACTACCGCTGGCTGGCGCTGGACTACGACAATGACGGCAAGCGCGACCTCTGGAGCGGCCCCGACGCGATCGGCAGCATCGCCCACTACCTGACCCGCTACGACCCGAAGCGTGCCTGGCGTCGCGGCGAACCGCTGGTGGTTCCGGCCACCGCGGACAGCGCGCCGGCCGAAGGCTTTCCGCGTAACGGAAAATTCGCCGATCAGACCATCGCTACGCTGCGTGCCGCTGGCGTGCAGGCGGCGATCGCCCTGCCGGACGAAACGCCGGTCGGCCTGGTGCAGCTGCGCCGTGGCCAGATCACCGAGTACTGGGTGGCGCTGCCGAATTTCTACGCGATCCAGACCTATAACCCGCGCATCTTTTATGCGATGGCCGTCACCCAGCTCGCCAATGCGCTGGCCGAGGCACAGTCCGAGAGTGCCGCCCGATGA
- a CDS encoding MlaA family lipoprotein: MRYAGISLALAALLVSGCAHHPADNPSDPLEPVNRVVFKINETADKYALRPIAKGYVYITPAPIRTGIGNFFDNLDEPRNIINALLQGKPLQASKNLGRLVLNSTAGLVGFIDVASEVGLARHEEGFGQTLGYWGVGEGWYLMLPLLGPSTNRDLVGFVVDIPTKPLWYLSGSEDVYALSATGINLVNTRANYLSADSILEQQFDRYLFVRTAYLQQRWNLIHDGNPPLDDFELPDDESDAPAAAAPDADAPAAKKPAATKKK; encoded by the coding sequence ATGAGGTATGCAGGCATTTCGTTGGCACTTGCGGCGCTGCTGGTCAGCGGTTGTGCCCATCACCCGGCCGACAACCCGTCTGACCCGCTGGAACCGGTCAACCGCGTCGTCTTCAAGATCAACGAAACCGCCGACAAGTACGCGCTGCGGCCGATCGCCAAGGGTTACGTGTACATCACGCCGGCGCCGATCCGTACCGGTATCGGCAACTTCTTCGATAACCTCGACGAGCCGCGCAACATCATCAACGCGCTGCTGCAGGGCAAGCCGCTGCAGGCCTCGAAGAACCTCGGCCGCCTGGTGCTGAACAGCACGGCTGGCCTGGTCGGTTTCATCGACGTGGCCAGCGAAGTGGGCCTGGCACGTCACGAGGAAGGCTTTGGCCAGACGCTCGGCTACTGGGGTGTCGGCGAAGGCTGGTATCTGATGCTGCCGCTGCTCGGGCCGAGCACCAACCGTGACCTGGTCGGTTTCGTCGTCGATATCCCGACCAAGCCGCTTTGGTACCTCAGCGGCAGCGAGGACGTCTACGCGCTCAGCGCGACCGGCATCAATCTCGTCAACACCCGCGCCAACTATCTCTCAGCCGATTCGATCCTGGAACAGCAGTTCGATCGCTACCTGTTCGTGCGCACCGCCTACCTGCAGCAGCGCTGGAACCTGATCCACGACGGCAATCCGCCGCTGGATGATTTCGAACTGCCGGATGATGAATCCGATGCGCCAGCCGCCGCTGCGCCGGATGCGGATGCACCGGCTGCCAAGAAGCCGGCCGCCACCAAGAAGAAGTAG
- the lipB gene encoding lipoyl(octanoyl) transferase LipB yields MNTIAVRELGRRDYSSVYDEMRAFTAARTPETRDELWRVEHPPVFTQGQAGKPEHLLNPGDIPVVQSNRGGQVTYHGPGQVVIYVLVDIARRGYGIRSLVTRLEDAMIATLASYGITAAARTDAPGVYVSGVFDDGLGPRPGSRKIGSLGLRISRGCSYHGLSLNVAMDLAPFSRINPCGLLDMRMTQVADLGGPADCSCVETDLIAALRTKL; encoded by the coding sequence GTGAACACGATCGCCGTCCGGGAACTCGGCCGGCGCGACTACAGCTCGGTTTACGACGAGATGCGCGCCTTCACCGCGGCGCGCACTCCGGAAACGCGGGACGAACTCTGGCGGGTCGAGCATCCGCCGGTATTCACCCAGGGCCAGGCCGGCAAGCCGGAGCATCTGCTGAACCCCGGCGACATTCCGGTCGTGCAGAGCAACCGTGGCGGCCAGGTCACCTATCACGGCCCCGGCCAGGTGGTGATCTATGTACTGGTCGACATCGCCCGGCGCGGTTACGGCATCCGTTCGCTGGTGACCCGGCTGGAGGACGCGATGATCGCCACGCTGGCCAGCTACGGCATCACGGCGGCGGCGCGAACCGATGCGCCCGGTGTCTATGTCAGCGGCGTTTTCGATGACGGCCTGGGCCCTCGCCCCGGCAGCCGCAAGATCGGCAGCCTCGGGCTGCGCATCAGCCGCGGCTGCAGCTATCACGGCCTGTCGCTGAACGTGGCGATGGATCTGGCGCCGTTCTCACGCATCAATCCCTGCGGTCTGCTCGACATGCGCATGACCCAGGTTGCCGACCTTGGCGGACCGGCCGATTGCTCGTGCGTCGAAACCGATCTGATTGCTGCACTTCGCACCAAGCTCTGA
- the mlaD gene encoding outer membrane lipid asymmetry maintenance protein MlaD produces MQSRSLELLVGFFVCLGISAVFVLTFRVASLDSVGDSGSSYKITAKFENTGSLARGASVKLSGVRIGRVRDIGIDPETFQAVVTMEIDGSRNNIPSDSNLKILTAGLLGEQYVGLEPGGDPEPLKNGSEITFTQSALVLENLIGQFLTSFTQKEPAAAKKSEEPVEPKAEAPAPAK; encoded by the coding sequence ATGCAATCAAGAAGCCTTGAACTCCTGGTCGGATTTTTCGTGTGCCTCGGCATCTCGGCGGTGTTCGTGCTGACGTTCCGCGTTGCCAGCCTCGATTCGGTTGGTGACAGCGGCAGCAGCTACAAGATCACCGCGAAATTCGAGAACACCGGCAGCCTCGCGCGCGGCGCTTCGGTGAAACTGTCCGGCGTGCGGATCGGCCGGGTTCGCGACATCGGCATCGACCCGGAAACTTTCCAGGCCGTGGTCACCATGGAAATCGACGGCAGCCGCAACAATATTCCGAGTGATTCGAATCTGAAGATCCTGACCGCCGGCCTGCTCGGCGAGCAATACGTCGGCCTGGAACCGGGCGGCGATCCCGAGCCGTTGAAGAACGGCAGCGAGATCACCTTCACCCAGTCCGCGCTGGTGCTGGAAAACCTGATCGGCCAGTTCCTGACCTCGTTCACGCAGAAGGAACCGGCCGCCGCAAAGAAGTCCGAAGAGCCCGTCGAACCCAAGGCCGAAGCCCCCGCTCCGGCAAAGTGA
- a CDS encoding YbeD family protein, giving the protein MSDDEATKTPAGLTYPCEFPLKIFIRPDEETATRITQVVQALLAPGAEITTARRLSSGGKYLGLTLNFTAEDAEQLDRVIKAVTSDPGVILAL; this is encoded by the coding sequence ATGAGCGACGACGAAGCCACCAAGACGCCCGCAGGACTCACTTATCCCTGCGAGTTTCCGCTGAAGATCTTCATTCGCCCGGATGAGGAAACGGCGACGCGGATCACGCAGGTGGTGCAGGCGCTGCTGGCGCCCGGCGCCGAGATCACCACCGCGCGCCGGCTGTCCAGCGGCGGCAAGTATCTGGGCCTGACCCTGAACTTCACCGCCGAAGACGCCGAACAGCTCGACCGCGTGATCAAGGCGGTGACCAGCGACCCGGGCGTGATCCTGGCGCTGTGA
- a CDS encoding STAS domain-containing protein has translation MTASMQVNGALDFKHVPQWLDKAKELAAAGELDLAGVTRADSAGLALLLELTRRAQALGKPLQLRNPPAQLVELSRFFGLDTLLRFTDR, from the coding sequence GTGACTGCCAGCATGCAAGTGAACGGTGCGCTTGATTTCAAGCATGTGCCGCAGTGGCTGGACAAGGCCAAGGAACTCGCTGCTGCCGGTGAGCTTGACCTTGCAGGCGTCACCCGAGCCGATTCCGCGGGCCTGGCGCTGCTGCTCGAGCTGACCCGCCGGGCTCAGGCGTTAGGCAAGCCGCTGCAACTGCGCAACCCGCCGGCGCAGTTGGTCGAGCTGTCGCGCTTCTTCGGACTGGACACCCTGCTACGCTTCACTGACAGATAA
- a CDS encoding MlaC/ttg2D family ABC transporter substrate-binding protein produces MLKKFLTLILGFGLAAQVAAAPAATTPDTALKGTTEQLQKLIQANYKAYRADLPKFYKAVDEVVVPRFDVPYIAQLVLASNYKAATADQRSRFAAAFKNMMVRAYANAMLDNYNSIQIDWLPVRLGENDKTALVNTTMKSDSGKAYAIGFRVRNVDNDWKVFDIAVENISLITNFRTQLNAEIKKNGLDSVIERMEKGDFIEAAKKNGGAS; encoded by the coding sequence ATGTTGAAGAAATTCCTGACCCTGATCCTCGGCTTCGGCCTTGCTGCGCAAGTGGCGGCGGCGCCTGCGGCAACCACGCCGGATACCGCGCTGAAGGGCACCACCGAGCAGCTGCAGAAGCTGATCCAGGCGAACTACAAGGCTTACCGCGCCGATCTGCCGAAGTTCTACAAGGCCGTCGACGAAGTCGTGGTGCCGCGCTTCGATGTTCCCTACATCGCCCAGTTGGTGCTGGCCTCCAACTACAAGGCGGCGACCGCGGATCAGCGCAGCCGTTTCGCAGCCGCGTTCAAGAACATGATGGTTCGCGCCTACGCGAACGCCATGCTCGACAACTACAACTCGATCCAGATCGACTGGCTGCCGGTGCGCCTCGGCGAGAACGACAAGACCGCGCTGGTCAACACGACGATGAAGTCGGACAGCGGCAAGGCCTATGCAATCGGCTTCCGCGTGCGCAATGTCGATAACGACTGGAAGGTGTTCGACATCGCCGTCGAGAACATTTCGCTGATCACCAATTTCCGCACGCAGCTCAATGCCGAGATCAAGAAGAACGGTCTTGATTCGGTGATCGAGCGCATGGAGAAGGGCGACTTCATCGAAGCTGCGAAGAAGAACGGCGGAGCCAGCTGA
- a CDS encoding septal ring lytic transglycosylase RlpA family protein, which translates to MRVWKALVGASVLLLAACATEAPRRYPAPAPAPSPGSSRVPRTTTPAQKTPGRTTTALPPAPAGEKDRPPSANEIPANVGDIPDAVPESVEKSRYGNPESYEVFGVHYDVLQDAAGFKERGHASWYGKKFHGRRTSSGETYDMFAMSGAHKTLPIPTYARITNLSNGKSVVVRINDRGPFHSGRIVDLSYSAAHRIGIIGDGSAEVELEVVDATGRTLVAANPPAASVPAAKPAVVAEMKPLPPGPPIALQVARKIQPRFLQAGSFSDSRNAATFREHLAIAGIKPLLMKSETRNGQWLYRVLVGPFADAAALEAMRRKLADGETRTIPVSE; encoded by the coding sequence ATGAGGGTCTGGAAGGCGCTGGTCGGCGCATCTGTCCTGCTGCTGGCTGCCTGCGCCACCGAAGCTCCGCGCCGTTATCCGGCTCCCGCACCCGCACCCAGCCCCGGTTCCAGCCGCGTGCCGCGAACCACGACGCCGGCCCAGAAGACGCCGGGCCGGACAACAACGGCATTGCCTCCGGCACCGGCTGGCGAGAAGGATCGCCCGCCGTCCGCAAACGAGATTCCGGCCAACGTCGGCGATATTCCCGATGCCGTGCCGGAGTCGGTGGAGAAGAGCCGCTACGGCAACCCCGAGTCCTACGAGGTGTTCGGCGTCCACTACGACGTGCTGCAGGACGCCGCCGGCTTCAAGGAACGCGGCCACGCCTCCTGGTACGGCAAGAAATTCCACGGCCGGCGCACGTCCAGCGGCGAGACCTACGATATGTTCGCGATGAGCGGCGCGCACAAGACGCTGCCGATTCCGACCTATGCCCGGATCACCAATCTGTCGAACGGCAAGAGCGTGGTCGTCCGCATCAATGATCGTGGACCGTTCCACTCCGGCCGCATCGTCGATCTGAGCTACTCCGCCGCGCACCGCATCGGCATCATCGGCGACGGTTCCGCCGAGGTGGAACTGGAAGTGGTCGACGCCACCGGCCGCACGCTGGTTGCGGCCAATCCGCCGGCCGCGTCGGTGCCGGCAGCGAAGCCGGCCGTGGTCGCCGAAATGAAGCCGCTGCCGCCCGGCCCGCCGATAGCCTTGCAGGTCGCCCGCAAGATCCAGCCGCGTTTCCTGCAGGCCGGTTCGTTCAGCGATTCCCGCAATGCGGCGACGTTCCGCGAGCATCTGGCGATCGCCGGCATCAAGCCGCTGCTGATGAAAAGCGAGACCCGCAACGGCCAATGGCTGTATCGCGTGCTGGTCGGCCCGTTCGCCGATGCGGCAGCGTTGGAAGCCATGCGCCGCAAGCTCGCCGACGGCGAGACCCGCACCATCCCGGTCAGCGAATGA
- a CDS encoding ABC transporter ATP-binding protein — MNPDTSDTLVRVRSLRFAFGPRVIYDGIDIDIVRGKVTAILGPSGTGKTTLLRLIGGQWKPDAGSIEFDGINVHRQSRSELFELRKRMGLLFQSGALLTDLSVFENVAFPLREHTQLPESMIRDLVLMKLEAVGLRGAAALYPEQISGGMARRVALARAIALEPDMVMYDEPFTGQDPISMGVLIRLIRGLNQALGLTSVIVSHDVDEVLSISDYVYVVSGGKVLDHGTADAIRASKSALVQQFLKGESDGPVAFHYKSSTTYADDLMAGRA, encoded by the coding sequence ATGAATCCGGACACTTCCGACACGCTGGTTCGCGTTCGATCACTGCGTTTCGCATTCGGTCCGCGCGTGATCTACGACGGCATCGATATCGACATCGTGCGTGGCAAGGTCACGGCCATCCTCGGCCCGAGCGGTACCGGCAAGACCACTTTGCTGCGCCTGATCGGCGGTCAGTGGAAGCCGGATGCCGGCAGCATCGAATTCGACGGCATCAACGTTCACCGGCAATCGCGCAGCGAGCTGTTCGAGCTGCGCAAGCGCATGGGCCTGCTGTTCCAGAGCGGTGCGCTGCTGACCGATCTCAGCGTCTTCGAGAACGTCGCCTTCCCGCTGCGCGAACACACCCAGCTGCCGGAATCTATGATTCGCGATCTGGTGCTGATGAAGCTCGAAGCGGTCGGCCTCCGCGGCGCTGCGGCGCTGTATCCCGAACAGATTTCCGGCGGCATGGCGCGCCGGGTGGCACTGGCCCGCGCGATCGCGCTGGAGCCGGACATGGTCATGTACGACGAACCGTTCACCGGCCAGGACCCGATCTCGATGGGCGTGCTGATCCGGCTGATCCGGGGCCTGAACCAGGCGCTGGGGCTGACTTCGGTGATCGTCTCTCATGACGTCGACGAAGTGCTGTCGATTTCCGACTACGTCTACGTGGTCTCCGGCGGCAAGGTGCTCGATCACGGCACGGCGGACGCGATCCGGGCCTCGAAATCAGCACTGGTGCAGCAATTCCTGAAGGGTGAGTCCGATGGCCCGGTGGCCTTCCACTACAAGTCGTCGACCACCTATGCGGACGATCTGATGGCGGGGCGCGCATGA
- the mlaE gene encoding lipid asymmetry maintenance ABC transporter permease subunit MlaE — protein sequence MKFLSPVTDAVSGLGRATLFLLTILASIPGALLRPRLIIQQIYSVGVLSLIIIVVSGSFIGMVLALQGYRTLVNFGAASSLGVLVALSIIRELGPVVTGLLFAGRAGSALAAEIGLMKATDQLSGMEMMAVDPIKRVIAPRFIAGLIAMPLLVSIFSMMAIGIAGGHAIGVELLGVDDGSYWSQINQAMHGGDIRDMLIKSAVFGLAISWIAVYQGYHAAPTSEGVSRATTSTVVVSSLAILALDFVLTAFMFR from the coding sequence ATGAAATTCCTCAGCCCGGTCACCGATGCGGTCAGCGGCCTTGGCCGCGCCACGTTGTTCCTGCTGACCATTCTCGCCAGCATTCCCGGCGCGCTGCTGCGGCCGCGCCTGATCATTCAGCAGATCTACTCGGTAGGCGTGCTGAGCCTGATCATCATCGTCGTCTCCGGCAGCTTCATCGGCATGGTGCTGGCGCTGCAGGGCTATCGAACGCTGGTGAATTTTGGCGCTGCATCGAGCCTGGGCGTGCTAGTGGCGCTGTCGATCATTCGCGAACTGGGCCCCGTGGTCACCGGCCTGCTGTTCGCCGGCCGCGCTGGCTCGGCGCTGGCGGCCGAAATCGGCTTGATGAAAGCCACCGACCAGCTGTCCGGCATGGAAATGATGGCGGTCGACCCGATCAAGCGCGTGATCGCGCCGCGCTTCATCGCCGGCCTGATCGCGATGCCGTTGCTGGTGTCGATCTTTTCGATGATGGCCATCGGCATCGCCGGCGGTCACGCGATCGGCGTCGAGCTGCTCGGCGTCGACGACGGCTCCTATTGGTCGCAGATCAATCAGGCGATGCACGGCGGCGATATCCGCGACATGCTGATCAAGTCGGCTGTCTTCGGCCTCGCGATCAGCTGGATCGCCGTCTACCAGGGCTATCACGCAGCGCCGACTTCCGAAGGCGTTTCACGCGCCACGACCTCCACCGTGGTGGTGTCGTCGCTGGCGATCCTGGCGCTGGATTTCGTGCTCACCGCCTTCATGTTCCGTTAA
- a CDS encoding D-alanyl-D-alanine carboxypeptidase family protein, with translation MNLPFRFARNLLLVATTVIVAAAPARAVTIPEAPAIEAKAYALLDFDSGELLAGNNPDARVEPASITKVLTTYVAFDEIRKGRLKLDDTALISEKAWRQGKDSSESRMFLTLGSRVKIEDLLRGIIIVSGNDASIALAEHLAGSEEAFADLMNAAAKKLGMTNSHFVDASGLPDPEHYTTARDLAILGRALIKEFPEYYKMYSERSFKYGIDHAQENRNGLLIKDPSVDGIKTGHTSAAGYCLLTSASRDGRRLISAVMGAQTWAYREQASLELLNWGFRFYETASLFGPAAAVGTIKVYKGAASEVQVGTLEPVRLTFPRGSKETMQVQNELSPRAIAPIAPGAVLGKATISVDGKVLKTVDLVALTEVQSGGFWRRLIDQIKLWIGF, from the coding sequence ATGAACCTCCCGTTCCGCTTTGCCCGCAATCTGCTTCTGGTCGCCACGACCGTCATCGTCGCTGCAGCGCCCGCGCGCGCGGTCACCATCCCGGAAGCTCCGGCGATCGAGGCGAAGGCCTACGCGCTGCTCGATTTCGACAGCGGCGAGCTGCTGGCCGGCAATAATCCGGATGCCAGGGTCGAGCCGGCGTCGATCACCAAGGTGCTGACCACCTACGTCGCCTTCGACGAAATCCGCAAGGGCCGCCTGAAACTCGACGACACCGCGCTGATCAGCGAGAAGGCCTGGCGCCAGGGCAAGGATTCCAGCGAATCGCGGATGTTCCTGACCCTGGGCAGCCGGGTGAAGATCGAGGATCTGCTCCGCGGCATCATCATCGTCTCTGGCAATGATGCGTCGATCGCGCTCGCCGAACATCTGGCCGGCAGCGAAGAAGCCTTCGCCGATCTGATGAACGCCGCCGCCAAGAAGCTCGGCATGACCAACAGCCATTTCGTCGACGCCAGCGGCCTGCCGGACCCGGAGCACTACACCACCGCCCGCGACCTGGCGATCCTCGGCCGCGCGCTCATCAAAGAGTTTCCCGAGTACTACAAGATGTACTCGGAGCGCTCGTTCAAGTACGGCATCGATCACGCTCAGGAAAACCGCAACGGTCTGTTGATCAAGGACCCGAGCGTCGACGGCATCAAGACCGGCCATACCAGTGCCGCCGGCTACTGCCTGCTGACCTCGGCGAGCCGCGACGGCCGCCGCCTGATTTCCGCCGTCATGGGCGCCCAGACCTGGGCCTATCGCGAACAGGCCAGCCTCGAACTGCTGAACTGGGGTTTCCGCTTCTATGAAACCGCCAGCCTGTTCGGCCCGGCCGCCGCCGTCGGCACGATCAAGGTCTACAAGGGCGCCGCCAGCGAAGTGCAGGTCGGCACCCTGGAACCGGTGCGCCTGACCTTCCCGCGCGGCTCGAAGGAAACGATGCAGGTGCAGAACGAACTGTCACCGCGGGCGATCGCGCCGATCGCGCCGGGCGCAGTACTCGGCAAGGCCACGATCAGCGTCGACGGCAAGGTGCTGAAGACCGTCGACCTGGTCGCCCTGACCGAGGTTCAGAGCGGCGGTTTCTGGCGTCGCCTGATCGACCAGATCAAGCTCTGGATCGGCTTCTGA